From the genome of Neomonachus schauinslandi chromosome 5, ASM220157v2, whole genome shotgun sequence, one region includes:
- the ENKUR gene encoding enkurin, with the protein MDTTCFSESIYNLIPIDSKEPPQPPRYVSIFKTSVKDTLQKHKAAMKTMGPPKVEVPSPKDFLKKHSKEKTLPPKKRFDRNEPKKPPVPLRTDHPVMGLQSEKNFINTNAANVIMGVARKPKPIYVDKRTGDKHDLETSGLVPKYINKKDYGVTPEYICKRNEEVKKAQEEYDNYIQENLRKAAMKRLPDEEREAVLQGLKKNWEEVHKEFQSLLVFSDSIPKKIRKQKLEEEMKQLEHDISIIEKHKIIYIANK; encoded by the exons gtacgTATCTATTTTTAAGACATCTGTAAAAGATACCCTGCAAAAACATAAAGCTGCAATGAAGACTATGGGACCACCAAAAGTTGAAGTACCTTCTCCAAAGGATTTCCTGAAGaaacattcaaaggaaaaaactCTACCACCCA AAAAAAGATTTGATCGGAATGAGCCCAAAAAGCCTCCTGTGCCACTGAGGACTGATCATCCAGTCATGGGACTACagagtgaaaaaaattttataaatacaaatgcaGCCAATGTCATTATGGGAGTGGCTAGAAAGCCTAAGCCAATTTATGTTGACAAAAGAACTGGAGACAAGCATGATCTTGAAACCTCAGGACTAGTTCcaaaatacatcaataaaaag gaTTATGGTGTCACACCAGAATATATATGTAAGCGAAATGAGGAAGTAAAGAAAGCCCAAGAAGAATATGATAATTATATCCAGGAAAACCTTAGGAAAGCAGCTATGAAAAGGCTCCCTGATGAAGAAAGGGAGGCGGTTCTGCAG GGGCTGAAGAAGAACTGGGAAGAGGTGCATAAGGAGTTTCAGTCCCTCTTGGTGTTCAGTGACTCCATCCCAAAGAAGATCCGCaagcagaagctggaagaagagaTGAAGCAACTGGAACATGACATCAGCATCATCGAAAAgcacaaaattatttatattgccAATAAGtaa